A portion of the Myxococcales bacterium genome contains these proteins:
- a CDS encoding protein kinase — MSRFGPNVGDVLSGKYRLIRKIGSGGLGTVFEADHLRLHQKVAIKVLSVTGAREEGLRARFEREGRAMARLKGPHVTRVFDVVSEGDAPYLVMELLSGRDLEQELAARGALPMREAVSLIQQAAEGVAEAHEAGIVHRDLKPSNLFLATSAIGTTVKLLDFGLSKVYDDDGETTAAGITLGTAAYMSPEHVRGLRDVEARSDLWSLGVILFRALSGRLPFNVNGYARAVLSVMNDAPLPLAELVPELPSGLVDVVTRLLQKTPEGRYGSARELMFALAPYCEEDALASDRDDTRLAPSGHHALIDDALIVEPTRGEAHTIPDGVPEAQGAGPSSSTVPSATNAFAASPEPSRSGAWAILLALFVVFLLGGVALFALVNNARPIATEAPTKTAPAAPQVVSAAPSASDAPPSASMNVPLAVDAALVPSVFSVPLTPAPLPTPPRSTTVPAAPRRRATPPASSTPAPDQANLPEFL; from the coding sequence ATGAGTCGTTTTGGCCCCAACGTTGGCGACGTTCTCTCGGGCAAGTACCGCCTCATCCGGAAGATCGGCAGCGGCGGCCTCGGCACGGTCTTCGAAGCCGACCACCTGCGCCTTCACCAGAAGGTCGCTATCAAGGTTCTCTCGGTCACGGGCGCTCGGGAAGAAGGCTTGCGCGCGCGCTTCGAACGGGAAGGTCGCGCCATGGCACGGCTCAAGGGGCCGCACGTCACCCGCGTCTTCGACGTGGTCTCCGAGGGCGACGCTCCCTATTTGGTCATGGAGCTCCTGTCGGGGCGCGACCTTGAGCAAGAGCTTGCGGCTCGCGGCGCCCTGCCGATGCGCGAAGCGGTGTCTCTCATTCAACAGGCGGCCGAGGGCGTCGCCGAGGCGCACGAAGCGGGCATCGTTCATCGTGATCTCAAGCCGTCGAACCTGTTCCTCGCCACATCAGCCATCGGAACGACGGTAAAGCTCCTCGATTTCGGTCTCTCCAAGGTCTACGACGACGATGGCGAGACCACCGCTGCCGGCATCACCCTCGGCACCGCGGCTTACATGTCGCCGGAGCATGTGCGCGGACTCCGCGACGTCGAGGCGCGCTCTGACCTTTGGTCGCTCGGGGTCATCCTCTTTCGAGCGCTCTCGGGCCGCCTTCCGTTCAACGTCAACGGCTACGCGCGTGCCGTGCTCTCGGTGATGAACGACGCGCCGCTGCCGCTCGCCGAGCTCGTCCCCGAGCTTCCTTCCGGCCTCGTCGACGTGGTCACGCGGCTCTTGCAGAAGACGCCCGAGGGCCGCTACGGCTCGGCGCGCGAGCTCATGTTCGCGCTCGCTCCCTACTGCGAAGAGGATGCCCTCGCGAGCGACCGCGACGACACGCGGCTCGCCCCCTCGGGCCACCACGCCCTCATCGACGACGCCCTCATCGTCGAGCCTACACGCGGCGAGGCTCACACGATCCCCGATGGCGTGCCGGAGGCGCAGGGCGCGGGCCCCTCTTCGTCCACCGTGCCGTCGGCGACCAACGCCTTCGCCGCGTCGCCCGAGCCGTCGCGCTCCGGGGCCTGGGCGATCTTGCTCGCGCTGTTCGTCGTCTTCCTCCTCGGCGGTGTTGCGCTGTTCGCGCTCGTGAACAACGCTCGTCCAATCGCGACCGAGGCGCCGACGAAGACGGCGCCGGCGGCGCCCCAAGTCGTATCGGCGGCCCCATCCGCCAGTGATGCACCGCCGAGCGCTTCGATGAACGTGCCCTTGGCGGTCGACGCAGCCCTCGTGCCATCGGTATTTTCGGTGCCTTTAACTCCCGCGCCCTTGCCAACGCCGCCTCGGTCGACGACCGTCCCCGCTGCGCCACGGAGGCGAGCCACCCCACCGGCTTCGTCGACGCCCGCTCCCGACCAAGCGAACCTTCCGGAGTTCCTTTGA
- a CDS encoding tetratricopeptide repeat protein → MRRHLSRLALALCLLLTASGALADETNEERSAAVKKRGDDAMAQSRYAEALARYDEALALFRNAALHYNRARALERLNFYARAVRAYEQFVAEAPPELLARTPLLPTHVAELRAKTALVTLKVSDVPSLRVVAQGTDLGRGPFGKAQRLDAGVVTFEASAKGCLPLTRTVELRGGEERVVDLVLSNCHAEPVAAPSATPAATDAASPAPERDGGVLGNVWFWAGAAAVVAAGTVTLVVVLSKPTEPPRGDIDPGTVTAPLLRF, encoded by the coding sequence TTGAGGCGTCACCTCTCGCGTCTTGCTCTCGCTCTCTGTCTCCTTCTGACGGCTTCCGGCGCCCTGGCCGACGAGACCAACGAGGAGCGGTCCGCCGCCGTGAAGAAGCGCGGCGACGACGCGATGGCCCAGTCGCGGTACGCCGAGGCCCTCGCCCGCTACGACGAGGCCCTCGCGCTCTTCCGCAACGCGGCGCTCCACTACAACCGGGCCCGCGCGCTCGAGCGTCTCAACTTTTACGCCCGCGCGGTGCGCGCCTACGAACAATTCGTGGCGGAGGCGCCTCCCGAGTTGCTCGCGCGCACGCCGCTGCTCCCCACGCATGTGGCGGAGCTTCGAGCAAAGACGGCGCTGGTGACGCTCAAGGTGTCCGACGTGCCTTCGTTGCGGGTCGTGGCGCAGGGCACGGACCTCGGGCGCGGACCCTTTGGCAAGGCGCAGCGCCTTGACGCCGGCGTGGTCACCTTCGAGGCGTCGGCCAAAGGGTGCTTGCCGCTCACGCGGACGGTCGAACTCCGCGGCGGGGAAGAGCGCGTCGTTGATCTCGTTCTTTCGAACTGTCACGCGGAGCCGGTCGCCGCACCGAGCGCCACCCCCGCCGCGACGGACGCAGCGTCCCCGGCACCGGAACGCGACGGCGGTGTCCTCGGCAACGTTTGGTTCTGGGCCGGCGCCGCCGCGGTCGTCGCCGCCGGCACGGTGACGTTGGTCGTCGTGTTGTCGAAGCCAACGGAGCCGCCGCGCGGCGACATCGACCCGGGGACCGTGACGGCGCCGCTGCTGCGCTTCTAA